Proteins encoded in a region of the Acholeplasma equirhinis genome:
- a CDS encoding aminotransferase class V-fold PLP-dependent enzyme produces MLNVDRIRKQFPIYKKYPDMAFFDSAASSLKPKVVIDAMYDYLAYNGTNVHRGVYELASIATELYEGARGDIAGFINAEQDEIIFTKSTTHGLNMLARGMDDLFEPGDEIVISELEHHSNLLPWLDLSYRKQLVVKFIPLDNGKITIENFKKVLSKKTKLVVTHHISNVMGYITPIEKMIKLASKVGAMTVLDAAQSIAHLPIDVKKMDCDFLVFSGHKMYGPNGIGVLYGKRSSIAKVNPSEFGGEMVDKVKLEGSSFKALPYNFEAGTPAIAEAIGLRESVKFLKKIGLKKIHQHELELKKYILEKLENEADIEIFNKASDSGLITFNIKDLHPHDTASFLDQYKVAVRAGHHCNQLTMKYLNQVATVRLSIGIYNNFADCDKFVEAILATRDFFKSL; encoded by the coding sequence ATGTTAAATGTAGATAGAATTAGAAAACAATTCCCTATATATAAAAAATATCCGGATATGGCCTTTTTTGATTCTGCTGCATCTAGCCTTAAACCAAAAGTAGTGATTGATGCAATGTATGACTACCTTGCATATAATGGAACAAATGTCCATCGTGGCGTATATGAACTTGCAAGTATCGCAACCGAACTTTATGAAGGTGCAAGAGGCGATATTGCTGGATTTATCAATGCGGAACAAGATGAGATTATTTTTACTAAATCAACCACACACGGGTTGAATATGCTTGCACGTGGCATGGATGATTTATTTGAACCAGGCGATGAAATTGTGATTTCAGAACTAGAACACCATTCAAATTTATTACCTTGGTTAGATTTATCTTATAGAAAACAACTCGTCGTAAAATTTATTCCACTTGATAATGGTAAGATTACAATTGAAAACTTCAAAAAAGTCTTATCAAAGAAAACTAAACTTGTTGTGACACATCATATTTCAAATGTGATGGGCTATATTACACCAATTGAAAAGATGATTAAACTTGCAAGTAAAGTTGGTGCAATGACAGTTTTAGATGCTGCACAAAGTATTGCACATTTACCAATTGATGTCAAAAAGATGGATTGTGACTTCTTAGTCTTTTCAGGACACAAGATGTATGGTCCAAATGGTATTGGTGTCTTATATGGTAAAAGATCATCGATTGCAAAAGTAAATCCTTCCGAATTCGGTGGGGAAATGGTTGATAAAGTCAAACTTGAAGGTTCAAGCTTCAAAGCACTACCTTATAATTTTGAAGCAGGTACACCGGCAATCGCAGAAGCAATTGGTTTACGTGAATCGGTCAAATTCTTAAAAAAGATTGGACTTAAAAAGATTCATCAACATGAATTAGAACTTAAAAAATATATCTTAGAAAAACTTGAAAATGAAGCTGATATTGAAATCTTTAATAAAGCATCAGATTCAGGGTTAATTACATTTAATATCAAAGATCTTCACCCACATGATACAGCAAGCTTCTTAGATCAATATAAGGTAGCAGTCAGAGCTGGTCATCATTGTAATCAATTAACGATGAAGTATCTTAATCAGGTTGCAACAGTGAGACTCTCAATTGGTATTTATAATAATTTTGCCGATTGTGATAAATTTGTTGAAGCAATTCTTGCAACCCGTGATTTCTTCAAATCACTTTGA
- the sufU gene encoding Fe-S cluster assembly sulfur transfer protein SufU — protein MDLKNLYREVIMDHYKNPQNKGLVNDASYLTVHLNNPTCGDDIVVQLKVEGDTIIDLKQQGVGCSICCSSASVASQTLMGLKVADALKVINEFFTLIKGEDYDADILEGDAIAYQTVHQFPARVKCATLAWKAYEKGLESYKGE, from the coding sequence ATGGACTTAAAGAACTTATACCGTGAAGTTATTATGGATCATTATAAGAACCCTCAAAACAAAGGTTTAGTCAATGATGCATCGTACCTCACAGTCCATCTGAATAACCCAACTTGTGGTGATGATATCGTCGTTCAGCTTAAAGTTGAAGGTGATACCATCATCGATCTAAAACAACAAGGTGTTGGATGTTCCATCTGTTGTTCATCAGCCTCAGTCGCATCCCAAACATTAATGGGATTGAAAGTTGCTGATGCACTTAAAGTCATCAATGAATTTTTCACATTAATTAAGGGTGAAGATTATGATGCAGATATCTTAGAAGGTGATGCAATCGCCTATCAAACAGTCCATCAATTTCCAGCACGTGTGAAATGCGCTACACTGGCTTGGAAAGCATATGAAAAAGGACTGGAATCTTACAAAGGAGAATGA